CCGGTTGCCCATGCACCTCATATAGGAGCATGCAAAGACGCCGTCCAGCCGCCGCAGTACCTCGCGCATCATGTCCTGCTCGCGGCCGTAGGTGCAGATGGTCCAGCGCCCCGTCACCACCTCGTTCAGGATCGAGAAGACGGGCGAGTTGGAGATGTTGAGCAGGCGCTGCATCTCGCGGTTGGCAGCGCAGAAGAAGCGAAAGATGTGGCCGTACACCGAAATGCACGGCAACAGCAAGACAAGGACAAAGGGCTGCGATGTCGTCATGATGGCAAAGTACGCCATAAGGtagaaaaagaaaaagagaaggatGTCGACACTGACGCTCAAGTCCCAATCTATGAGGCCCATGTCGCGTGACATGCGGTTGATGAGGCGGCCGCGTGGCGTGACATCGAAGAAGGAGAGTCTCGCGCGGGCTAAGGAGCGTAGAAGCCCAGCGTGAATATGGTAAGCCGCACGCCGCGTTATTGTGAAGCACCACAAGTCACGAGAGGGGGGTACGAGGATGGCTGCAAGGACCGCTGCCACGTAAACGCTAAGACGCAGGTGAGTGGAGAGACTCTCCAGCTTTCCCCCAgaccagagagagagccacaCATCCCCGGAACGAGACACTCCCTCCGTAAAGACGAAAAAGATCAAAATCCTGCAGAGGGTCAGCAAGCCGCCACAGGCCTCGATGTAGCGCCGGTACACCACCCACGGAACGGCGCCGAccgccttctcctcgccACTCTCCACCACCGTCACGTCGGGCGAATCCTCCGTCACCGTGTCACCCAGCACTCTGTGCGCCTGTGGCTCCGCGGCAAACAGAACGCCACCGCTCGACTCCAGCGTCGATTCCGTCAACGGACGCTGCACCTCAGCGTTCTCATCAAGGATGTCCTCCAGCTTCGACAGGTCAACGGCGGATGCCAGCTCGCAGACCGTCTGCGCGGCGTACACAGACGTCTTGCCCATGCCACTCAGGCTGCGCTCGTAGTGCACGCGGGCGTACTGGCAGTAAGCGGCGTAGCTGCCCTGAAAGGCGACGCggccctcctccagcagcaccaccaggTCCGCgtaggcggcggcgctgacctGGTGAGTGGCCAGCACGCGCGTCTTGCCGgccagcgcgccgcacacgcactcgcgcaTCACGCGCTCGCCCACCTGCGCGTccagcgccgacagcggGTCGTCCAGCACGTACACGTCGCGGTCCGCGTACACGGCGCGCGCAAGACTCACGCGCGCCTTCTGCCCGCCGCTCAGGTTGATGCCGTTCTCGCCGATCTCCGTCTCCGCGCcgtccgccagcagcgccaggtCTGACGCcagctggctgctgcgcaccgcgcgctcgaaggccgccgcgtccggcgcgccgaagaagacgacgttgtcgcgcagcgtcgcgcccATGatccacggctgctgcggcacgtaggccacgctgcgcgagcacgccacgcggccgcgcgtcaccgccagcgcgccgATCAGCGCGTTCAGCAGCGTGGActtgccgctgcccgtcGGCCCAAGCACCACCGTCAGCCGCccgcgcggcacgcgcaggTCCACatccgccagcagcgtcttggCGCGCAACTCGTAGTGCGTTTCCccaccgccgctctcgcggctgctggccgggggcagcggcacagcctTGTAGGAGCTCACCGTCGCATTGCacagcaccgcggccgcgtcgtcgccctccttcgacgccagcgccgcctcaaGGATGTcgcgtgcctgcgcgtcGTCAGCGGCAAGGAAGGAGGTGAGGCGCTTCATGGACACGAGGAACTGCGAGAACACTCCGACAAGGGTCGTGACCAGCTCAAACGGGGTGTCCATGAGGCTgagcagggagagagcggggtAGATTATATCGGGAGACATGGGATAACCCTTGCGGTAGTAGGCCACCATtaccgctgctgtcgtgcAGCTTGGGACGCACTGCGAGATGAGCAAGTTGGCGGTGGAAATGATCTGGTATCGACGCACAGCACGGAGCTCGGCCGCTCTGCGCGCGTTGATCTCCTCCTCAAAGGTGTCCTCGAGACTCATGAACTTGATGGTGCGGATGCCGGAGAGGAACTCGTTCGTGGTGCGTAGTCGCGCGTCCGAGGACTTCGCCAGACCTACGGTAGAGGCGTAGGTCATCTTTGTCAGAAGGACCTGTATTGGCAAGAAGAATAACAGCATGAGGATGCTGATGCACGCTGCCCAGCCGATGCTTCGGTAGAGCATGCtcacggcagcacacacttGAAGAGGCACCGTGACTGCCATCCAGAGGACATGCAATGTATCCTCAATGCTCGCAACATCCGTCGTCATGATATTCACAATGCGTCCGGGGTTGAGCTCAGGTCGCCGCAGTTCTCGCGACGCAATCCGCAGACACTTGGCAGCGATGCAGGATGACAAGCCCGACCGCATGGCGTACGCGCTGCGGTAGGCGACTTGAGCGTACTTCTGGAGGGCAAGACTGCGCACCAGCGAAATTGCAAAGAGAAGAGCGACGCTGGCCACGGGCTGCCACAGAGCACCCATCATGCTCCCGCTATCCACGAAACTGGATGACGGCAAAGACGAagcagccgcgctgctggtgtcgcTGCCTGCAGTATCAGAAGATGGTGTGTCTGCGTTGCCCTGTAGTAGGCGGATGTACCAGCTGAGCGCCATGGGAGTCAGCAGCGCAGAGACCTCTACGGTTAGGCGCAAAGGCCCCAAAAGAAGCAGCCGCCAACGGAGAACGCGGAAAAGGGCCACTGTCACAGACATGCACGTCGGTGGGGCGGCAACAACCACGCCACTCTGCTCTGGTTGCCTCTGACTGCTGATATCCGAGTCATCAACAGAGTCCTCCCCGGTAGTCGCTGCTTCCTGAGTTTCTCCTCCGGGTCCATCTCCCCATAAAATCACGTCCTCGACTCGCTCGCACGTCAGCACCGTGTCGTCCTCCACCGGGTCGAACAGGTGCTCGCCATCCACCTCGCCGCGGTGATACGCGCCGGGACCCCGCTCCGGGACAggggcgctgcggccgcggcgcagcagccaccccATGCAGCGccgagcgcagcagccacggcgccgcGACGGGGCCACGCGCCACTCCACGCCCGCGTACAGCCGCCCCGGCGTGCCgtactgctgcaccgcgcccacccagcgcagcacgccgtcgctggcgtcgtcccagcgcacgccgacgcgcgTGCCGACGTAGCCGTCCCACGCATGGCGGCGCgctcgctggcgctgcagctccgccgacAGCACAACACCGGCGTTGTAGGCGCGGTACTCGCGCATCGGGCGCGGCAGCCCATCCATGGTCAGCTCCTCtcgcgccgcgcgctgcaTGAGGTCGCCAAGCCATGTGTAGAAGAGGCTGCCGAAGATCCAGCTGGCACGGTCCTCCGGCTGCTTCTCATATGCGGGCTCCGCCCCGTAAAGTGCATGCATTTCTCTGCTGGCGCTAAGGAATCGACTACATAGGCCTCTATACCACCTGTGGCTTGCGGCAGGTGCACAagtggttgtgtgtgcgtgacgcGCGAGATGAGAGAGCGTGCAACGCCTGCCTGGCGACTTCTTTTTGCGCCGGTGAATCGCCAAGAGTCTGCGCGAATCGTGCCGTGAAGGGAGGTGGCGAGCAGAACAAGTGCCAGCACGGCCGCAAGAGATCGAGAGCGAGCCACAACGCGCACCACTACTCTTTCACAACAAGCACACTAAAGCAGGGGGAGAAGAACGAATACTTGccgtcacgcacgcacccgctgACAAGCTGAGCCCGAGGCTACGATGCCCGGTGATGatgccgtgtgcgtgcgtctgtgcaaGATGCTGCAGGAGAAGCGAGAGACACTATGGcaaaagaaagagagcggTTGACGCGCTCGACTGGCGACGAGAACGGAAGTAACGAATTACAGTCAGATGGATGGGCGCACTGCGAGGCGTGTGGGGAGTTCGGAAAAGAAGCAGCTAAGCGACAGCAGGGTTTGCAGTGATACGAGTCCGCGCTGAGTGCGAGAAGGgtaaagagagagggggaatGCTAAGGAAGTAGAATCGAGAAGGTGAGAAAGATGgaagtgggggaggggggcgtcgCCCGAAGTAAACCCATCGAAGAGAGACGCAGATGCAGCAAAAGAcgaagcgcgtgcgcacggtTTGTGGTAGTGTGCGTGCTCTCCAAAGCAATGCACGAGCCAACACCGACAGCGAGGAAAATTCGCCACCTCCTTTGTCACAAGGGCTTGCGGCGAGGGCGCGCAGATGCCTGAAAGCTGGCGATTCAAAGTTGAGGAAGCGGTTGCCTTGTAATCTTCAGCGTGATCATTCTCTGTCATACACCGTCAGCTTAGCGCCACtctacccccctccccgcccccagCCTGCCACCGAGCCATCGGCGTGGTGCAGAGCAGCGGTAGACAAACGCCACCGCAACGAGCGAACTCGGTCATCTGAGAGCGCGTCCTTCGCGCAAAGCCGTACCCACTCCGCGCCTCGCGGCCGCTCACACCACGGCTGTCGTCACCGGCCGCATCCCTTTCCCAGTGGCCCAGGCCCACTCACCAGTAGTcggtgagggccgggggtggggatacgctcgagccGCGTTGACACACCCTGCCCGCCGCATGGATGACACGAGTgtgtgcactgtcgcaggtcgaCCCGACGCAGCACCAGCCACTGCctggccgccggcatcaggAGCGACGGAGTCGACCTGACGCTCCTGCGTCCTAGGCACCtggccctgccaccaccagaggtggctcggcatttggCAGAGGGATAGAGGGAGCGCTGCTGGGCCTCCTCCCACacagagcgggggagggggtgcactGATCCCTGggataccacgcactgaaAAGGGTGTCCACTCCTCCACCGTTGTCAGGGTGACGGTCCATGGGAACAGCAGACACAAAAATTGGTGGAGCACATACACAAATAAAAAAGCAGCagaaaaggagagcgagagggagagaagttCGCACTCTCATCACAGCAGACATGCGGCGTTACCgaggaaggaaaaggaggaTGAGAGACACACCAATGCAGCGAGTGTACGCACTGAGGCTGGCGTATGCGACGAAACCCTACGCCGCAACGAGGACAGAGGCGTGCCAGTGACCAGCAAAGAGCGCATCCAGCACGTCTGGCAAAGCTGCGCCGCTTGGCCATTGTCGCGCAGACAGTAAGGTgcaacgaaaaaaagcaCGAAAAGGGAAGAGCCCTCGTCAGGTCTCACGGATTTGTCCCACATAGTCCACTCCGGCATcgccgcgcaccgcagcTCACACTGCTCCATCTCACCTAGCGACGCCTTCCTTGAGGGTCCTGTAAAACACCTTTCGAGCACCCTTGCTGAGCGAGCGAACAAGAACGCTAAACACAGAGTCGCCACGCGACAGAAGATCGTGCGGCGAGCCGAACTCGAGAACGCGGCCCTGGTCCATGACGAAGATGACGTcgcaggcggcgacggtgtgcaggcggtgcgcgaTGGTGACGACGGTGTAGTCGCGGAAGGTGTGCTGCACCGTGCGCTGGATCTGGCGGTCGAGCGCTGGGTCGACGTTTGCGGTTGCCTCGTCCATGAGCAggaaggcgctgccgcgcttgagcagcgcgcgcgccaggcacagcagctggcgctggcCCACGCTGTAGTTTGCGCCGCCCTCCTGCACGCGCCCGTCCAGCccgcccgcctcgccgcgcacgcgctcctccatccccacctgccgcagcgcgcgccacaccgccgcgtcgccgcagcggccgaaGGGGTCCACGTTGCTGCGCACCGTGCCGTCGAACAGCAGCGGGTCCTGCGGGATCATCGAGAAGAGCccgcgcagctcgcgcacGCCGTAGTCGCGCGCGTCGCGCCCGCACACGAGCAtgcggccgccgcacacctccaccagccgcaggaaggcaagcagcagcgtcgacttcccgctgccggtgcgcccCACAACGCCCACCTTCTGccccggcgccaccgcgaagcacacgtcgcgcagcaccagcggcagccccgGCCGGTACCGCATGTCCACGTGCTCCAGCACAAGCGACCccgcaggcgccgcagcggccgtgaCATCTTCGGGAGATAGCTCTATCCCGTCTATCACTGCAGGTGCGAAGACATTCTCGGGCCGGTGCGCCTTCTCATTTTCGTCGCAGAGCTCTTCAGTTGGCACGTTGTCCGTGTAGTACAGCACGCGCTCCACGCAGTTCATCGACGCCTCCACCGTTGCACCGACACTGATCAGGCTGGAAAGCTTTTGGCTGAGGGAAGAGGCGTTGATGAAACACAAGGCCAAAATGGCGACATTGACGGGCACCGACGGGATGCGTGTTGAGAGGACACCGAGCAGCGCTAGCACACAGATAGCTGCGTTTCCGAGCAGCTCGACACGCACCGTGACCCACACCGTACCGACAGCCTTCGTGTAGGCACAGGCAAAGACGCTATCGAGACTTTGCAGTGCTCGTGCCACGACAGCGTGCTCGCGGCCGTAGGTGCAGATGGTCCAGCGCCCCGTCAGCACCTCGTTCAGGATCGAGAAGACGGGCGAGTTGGAGATGTTGAGCAGGCGCTGCATCTCGCGGTTGGCAGCGCAGAAGAAGCGAAAGATGTGGCCGTACACCGAAATGCACGGCACGAGTAGGAAAACGGTAAACGGCTGTGAAACGGTGAGCATAAGCAGGTAGCCAAGGATGAAGCTACCATGCACGGCTGCAGAGATGACGTAGGTGGGCAGTGCAGCATCGATTTCCCTCATGTCTCGTGACAGACGATTGGTGA
This Leishmania major strain Friedlin complete genome, chromosome 31 DNA region includes the following protein-coding sequences:
- the ABCC5 gene encoding putative ATP-binding cassette protein subfamily C,member 5, whose translation is MHALYGAEPAYEKQPEDRASWIFGSLFYTWLGDLMQRAAREELTMDGLPRPMREYRAYNAGVVLSAELQRQRARRHAWDGYVGTRVGVRWDDASDGVLRWVGAVQQYGTPGRLYAGVEWRVAPSRRRGCCARRCMGWLLRRGRSAPVPERGPGAYHRGEVDGEHLFDPVEDDTVLTCERVEDVILWGDGPGGETQEAATTGEDSVDDSDISSQRQPEQSGVVVAAPPTCMSVTVALFRVLRWRLLLLGPLRLTVEVSALLTPMALSWYIRLLQGNADTPSSDTAGSDTSSAAASSLPSSSFVDSGSMMGALWQPVASVALLFAISLVRSLALQKYAQVAYRSAYAMRSGLSSCIAAKCLRIASRELRRPELNPGRIVNIMTTDVASIEDTLHVLWMAVTVPLQVCAAVSMLYRSIGWAACISILMLLFFLPIQVLLTKMTYASTVGLAKSSDARLRTTNEFLSGIRTIKFMSLEDTFEEEINARRAAELRAVRRYQIISTANLLISQCVPSCTTAAVMVAYYRKGYPMSPDIIYPALSLLSLMDTPFELVTTLVGVFSQFLVSMKRLTSFLAADDAQARDILEAALASKEGDDAAAVLCNATVSSYKAVPLPPASSRESGGGETHYELRAKTLLADVDLRVPRGRLTVVLGPTGSGKSTLLNALIGALAVTRGRVACSRSVAYVPQQPWIMGATLRDNVVFFGAPDAAAFERAVRSSQLASDLALLADGAETEIGENGINLSGGQKARVSLARAVYADRDVYVLDDPLSALDAQVGERVMRECVCGALAGKTRVLATHQVSAAAYADLVVLLEEGRVAFQGSYAAYCQYARVHYERSLSGMGKTSVYAAQTVCELASAVDLSKLEDILDENAEVQRPLTESTLESSGGVLFAAEPQAHRVLGDTVTEDSPDVTVVESGEEKAVGAVPWVVYRRYIEACGGLLTLCRILIFFVFTEGVSRSGDVWLSLWSGGKLESLSTHLRLSVYVAAVLAAILVPPSRDLWCFTITRRAAYHIHAGLLRSLARARLSFFDVTPRGRLINRMSRDMGLIDWDLSVSVDILLFFFFYLMAYFAIMTTSQPFVLVLLLPCISVYGHIFRFFCAANREMQRLLNISNSPVFSILNEVVTGRWTICTYGREQDMMREVLRRLDGVFACSYMRCMGNRWLSVRVELLGNVTVSGLALLGVLAMKLPWMHMNLGLLALSITKASSITMVLSSFIRIGASVEASMNCVERVLYYTDNAPAEDIGIGESAMEACDSTALSVVAGDGESAAAAAPAGSLVLEHVDMRYRPGLPLVLRDVCFAVAPGQKVGVVGRTGSGKSTLLLAFLRLVEVCGGRMLVCGRDARDYGVRELRGLFSMIPQDPLLFDGTVRSNVDPFGRCGDAAVWRALRQVGMEERVRGEAGGLDGRVQEGGANYSVGQRQLLCLARALLKRGSAFLLMDEATANVDPALDRQIQRTVQHTFRDYTVVTIAHRLHTVAACDVIFVMDQGRVLEFGSPRELVERQGSAFGALVGSLSKGAQQAFRLALEGLSDKPSV